A window of the Arachis duranensis cultivar V14167 chromosome 5, aradu.V14167.gnm2.J7QH, whole genome shotgun sequence genome harbors these coding sequences:
- the LOC107488921 gene encoding tRNA ligase 1-like isoform X1, with the protein MMEGTISGVATAEAEMAGKGAADAATAGAEAVVASPKTSGSPSLSKLFSGNLLEKFTLDNSTYLQAQIRATFYLKFENEKSDQEVSLKHSGSLFMYAGHEGGAYAKNSFGNMYLCDILCIFWNFFVSLFTLCSLFFS; encoded by the exons ATGATGGAAGGAACTATAAGTGGAGTCGCAACTGCCGAAGCTGAAATGGCTGGTAAAGGTGCAGCTGATGCTGCTACTGCAGGGGCTGAAGCTGTTGTGGCTTCGCCCAAAACAAGTGGTAGTCCCAGTTTGAGCAAGTTGTTTAGCGGTAATTTGTTGGAGAAATTTACTTTGGACAACTCCACATACTTGCAGGCGCAAATCAGAGCTACTTTCTACCTAAAATTCGAGAATGAGAAGTCAGATCAAGAG GTTTCTCTCAAACACTCTGGTTCTCTTTTTATGTATGCGGGTCATGAAGGTGGAGCTTATGCAAAAAATAGTTTTGGAAATATGTATCTTTGTGACATATTATGtatattttggaatttttttgttTCCTTATTTACCTTATGTTCGTTGTTTTTTTCTTGA
- the LOC107488921 gene encoding tRNA ligase 1-like isoform X2, which yields MMEGTISGVATAEAEMAGKGAADAATAGAEAVVASPKTSGSPSLSKLFSGNLLEKFTLDNSTYLQAQIRATFYLKFENEKSDQEIRIRMIEMVAKGLATLEVCLL from the exons ATGATGGAAGGAACTATAAGTGGAGTCGCAACTGCCGAAGCTGAAATGGCTGGTAAAGGTGCAGCTGATGCTGCTACTGCAGGGGCTGAAGCTGTTGTGGCTTCGCCCAAAACAAGTGGTAGTCCCAGTTTGAGCAAGTTGTTTAGCGGTAATTTGTTGGAGAAATTTACTTTGGACAACTCCACATACTTGCAGGCGCAAATCAGAGCTACTTTCTACCTAAAATTCGAGAATGAGAAGTCAGATCAAGAG ATAAGGATAAGAATGATTGAAATGGTAGCTAAAGGTTTGGCTACCTTAGAGGTATGTTTGTtgtga
- the LOC107488920 gene encoding uncharacterized protein LOC107488920 translates to MADFLVEVAGDPTEETRTQWKLHVDGASNQTSGGAGIILESPAGVVYEQSIKFEFPISNNQAEYEALIGGLALATEVGATRLEICSDSQVVTSQVNGSYQARDSLLQKYLEKVKDLSQKFEEVTIHHVPRERNTWADLLSKLASTKPGEGN, encoded by the coding sequence ATGGCTGACTTCCTGGTAGAAGTAGCGGGGGATCCAACCGAGGAGACACGCACACAGTGGAAGCTCCACGTGGACGGAGCCTCCAATCAGACATCCGGGGGTGCCGGGATCATCCTGGAAAGCCCAGCCGGGGTCGTATACGAACAGTCGATCAAGTTCGAATTTCCCATCTCgaacaaccaagcagaatacgaagccCTTATAGGGGGCTTAGCCCTAGCAACGGAAGTTGGAGCGACAAGGTTGGAAATATGCAGCGATTCACAAGTCGTCACCTCCCAAGTAAATGGGAGTTACCAAGCCAGAGACTCACTATTACAAAAATACTTGGAGAAAGTCAAGGATTTGAGCCAGAAGTTTGAGGAGGTCACGATCCACCACGTTCCAAGAGAAAGGAACACATGGGCAGATCTCCTATCAAAATTGGCTAGCACCAAACCGGGAGAAGGTAACTGA
- the LOC107488919 gene encoding metalloendoproteinase 5-MMP-like has protein sequence MKPYLLSLLLIFVLLDTVPTISSSLSFEFKPLPLKTNNPKLTKNIQKALDKSLSGFPKSVINKVLNKELLRTYIINYFKNTDKKGNLKSRRPPSNFTKVREEWHKLMPKSSQINKVEIDGLKTVKEYLSRYGYMPRSKSFTNVLDLRTESAIEDYQKFFNLKATGTLDDKETVKQISLLRCGVPDVNSFQLSKNVLWPLGTGWFPKHRTELTYGFYPASKFSPEAIKVFRDSFKRWSLPLRGVINFTEAKAFDKANIQIGYGAMNELFGVEAVGTTFMVKPSNYHRVWMVIDYSKYWAYPDDNLADTPLWKFGVVDLEMVAMHQIGLDYICFK, from the coding sequence ATGAAACCATATCTTCTCTCCCTGTTACTTATCTTTGTCCTTCTCGACACAGTCCCAACAATCTCATCATCGCTATCATTTGAATTTAAGCCACTACCACTAAAGACCAATAACccaaaactaacaaaaaacatCCAAAAGGCACTAGATAAATCTTTATCCGGTTTCCCAAAAAGTGTTATTAACAAAGTCCTCAATAAAGAATTATTGAGGACCTACATTATTAACTATTTCAAGAATACAGATAAAAAGGGAAATTTAAAAAGCCGACGACCCCCTAGCAATTTTACAAAAGTTCGCGAAGAATGGCACAAATTAATGCCAAAGAGTAGTCAAATTAATAAAGTGGAAATCGACGGCCTCAAGACGGTGAAAGAGTATTTGTCGAGATACGGATACATGCCGCGCTCCAAATCATTCACCAACGTCCTCGATCTACGCACGGAATCAGCTATCGAGGACTACCAGAAGTTCTTCAATCTGAAAGCTACCGGAACCTTAGACGACAAAGAAACTGTTAAACAGATATCCCTGCTACGGTGCGGTGTACCGGACGTGAATTCCTTCCAACTCTCCAAAAACGTGTTATGGCCTCTAGGCACGGGCTGGTTCCCCAAGCACCGCACGGAGCTCACCTATGGTTTTTATCCGGCGAGCAAGTTCTCGCCGGAGGCGATCAAGGTGTTCAGAGATTCGTTCAAGCGGTGGTCGCTTCCCTTACGGGGGGTCATCAACTTCACGGAGGCGAAGGCTTTCGATAAGGCGAACATCCAGATTGGCTATGGCGCCATGAACGAACTATTTGGAGTGGAAGCGGTGGGGACCACATTTATGGTAAAGCCGTCCAATTATCATCGTGTATGGATGGTTATTGATTACTCCAAGTACTGGGCGTATCCTGACGACAACTTGGCGGACACGCCGCTGTGGAAATTCGGGGTGGTTGACTTGGAGATGGTTGCGATGCACCAGATTGGGTTAGATTATATATGTttcaaataa